The DNA segment AAAAAAGTCAACCCTCCCGTCCCTAAAGAAAAAATATTCAGGGTTTCTATGGTCTTAGCTAAAATATTTAAAAGCCAGGCGCCGATCAAGCCTCCGGGAACCCAGAACCAAAAGGCGCCTTCCGCCGTGCCTGGAGAGAATCTTAATCCAACCATGCGCCTTTTGAAAATATACTGGGCGCATAAAAAAGCAACGACCAATATAACGCCATAGGTACGCGTATGGAAGGCCTCAAGAGATAAGACAGGATACACCGGCGTCGCTAGTGTAGTGCGTCCAACACTTCTTTACTTTTGGCGTCATTCCCGCGAAGGCGGGAATCC comes from the Elusimicrobiota bacterium genome and includes:
- a CDS encoding prolipoprotein diacylglyceryl transferase, which produces MYPVLSLEAFHTRTYGVILVVAFLCAQYIFKRRMVGLRFSPGTAEGAFWFWVPGGLIGAWLLNILAKTIETLNIFSLGTGGLTF